One Bacillus amyloliquefaciens DSM 7 = ATCC 23350 DNA window includes the following coding sequences:
- a CDS encoding aromatic acid exporter family protein, producing MFKIGYRTLKTALGTALAIYLAQLLHLQNFASAGIITILCIQITQKRSLQASWARFAACLLAIVFSYVFFGLIGYYPFVIGILLVLFIPTTVVLKINEGIVTSSVIILHLYMSGGITMAFIWNEFQLITVGIGVALLMNLYMPSLDRKLAAYRKKIEDNFAVIFAEIERYLLTGEQDWTGKEIPETHQMIQEAKNLAYRDVQNHILRHENLYYHYFKMRQKQFEIIERLLPKITSISITVEQGKMIAHFIHDLREAIHPGNTAHKFLKRLADMRTEFEEMPLPATREEFEARAALFHLLGEMEQYLVIKSYFKGIKL from the coding sequence ATGTTTAAAATCGGTTACCGCACACTAAAGACCGCACTTGGAACGGCGCTGGCCATTTATTTAGCTCAGCTGTTGCATCTGCAAAACTTCGCATCCGCAGGAATCATCACCATATTGTGCATCCAAATTACGCAAAAGCGGTCGCTTCAGGCCTCGTGGGCCCGATTTGCCGCCTGTTTATTGGCAATCGTCTTTTCATATGTCTTTTTCGGACTGATCGGCTATTATCCGTTTGTGATCGGAATATTGCTTGTGCTGTTTATTCCAACTACAGTCGTCTTGAAAATAAACGAAGGGATCGTCACAAGCTCAGTTATCATTCTTCATCTATATATGTCCGGCGGCATTACGATGGCGTTTATCTGGAATGAGTTCCAGCTGATCACCGTAGGTATCGGTGTCGCGCTGTTAATGAATCTGTATATGCCGAGCCTCGATAGGAAACTTGCGGCGTACCGGAAAAAAATTGAGGACAATTTTGCCGTCATCTTCGCTGAAATCGAACGGTATTTGTTAACTGGTGAGCAAGATTGGACGGGAAAGGAAATACCGGAGACGCATCAGATGATTCAAGAGGCGAAAAACCTTGCCTACCGGGACGTGCAGAATCATATTTTGCGCCATGAAAATCTCTATTATCACTATTTTAAGATGAGACAGAAACAATTTGAAATCATCGAACGGCTGCTGCCGAAGATTACTTCTATTTCAATAACGGTGGAGCAGGGAAAAATGATTGCCCATTTCATCCATGATTTAAGGGAAGCCATTCACCCCGGCAATACCGCTCATAAATTTTTAAAAAGACTTGCAGATATGAGAACAGAATTTGAAGAGATGCCGCTCCCGGCAACACGCGAGGAGTTTGAAGCGCGGGCGGCTTTGTTTCACCTGCTCGGTGAGATGGAGCAATATCTCGTGATTAAAAGTTATTTCAAAGGCATCAAGCTGTAA
- a CDS encoding amino acid ABC transporter ATP-binding protein: protein MIKVDNLSKSFGKHEVLKNISTQIAEGEVVAVIGPSGSGKSTFLRCLNLLETPSGGTIAIKEKEITGAKTNKLKVRENIGMVFQHFHLFPHKTVLENIIYAPVSVKKESKKAAEEKACALLEKVGLLEKRNDYPNRLSGGQKQRVAIARALAMNPDIMLFDEPTSALDPEMVKEVLEVMKELAQTGMTMVIVTHEMGFAKEVADRVLFMDEGTIVEDGQPEEFFLSPKSKRAQDFLEKIL, encoded by the coding sequence ATGATTAAGGTCGACAACCTGTCAAAATCATTCGGAAAACATGAAGTACTGAAAAACATTTCAACACAGATCGCAGAAGGGGAAGTCGTCGCTGTCATCGGACCTTCCGGCTCCGGCAAATCAACGTTTCTGCGCTGCTTAAATCTGCTGGAAACCCCGAGCGGCGGAACGATTGCCATTAAAGAAAAAGAAATCACCGGTGCTAAAACGAATAAACTGAAAGTGCGGGAAAATATCGGGATGGTATTTCAGCATTTTCATCTGTTTCCGCATAAAACGGTGCTTGAAAATATCATATATGCGCCGGTCAGCGTGAAGAAAGAGTCCAAAAAGGCGGCGGAGGAAAAGGCGTGCGCTCTCCTTGAAAAAGTCGGACTGCTTGAAAAACGGAACGACTATCCGAACCGTTTGTCAGGCGGGCAGAAGCAGCGTGTCGCCATCGCGCGTGCCCTTGCCATGAATCCTGACATCATGCTGTTTGACGAGCCGACCTCAGCTCTTGACCCGGAAATGGTCAAAGAAGTTCTTGAGGTTATGAAGGAGCTCGCTCAAACGGGCATGACGATGGTCATCGTCACGCACGAAATGGGATTTGCCAAAGAAGTCGCAGACCGCGTATTATTTATGGATGAAGGCACGATAGTGGAAGACGGGCAGCCGGAAGAATTTTTTCTTTCTCCGAAGTCAAAAAGAGCACAGGACTTTTTAGAAAAAATATTATAA
- a CDS encoding amino acid ABC transporter permease, with amino-acid sequence MNLDFSATIPQIPFILEGLAVTLKIVLVSAVIGLVLGIVLSLFKISTISPLKWIADFYTSIFRGTPLVLQLMIIYFGMPQLLGFQIDQFWAAVTALSLNSAAYVSEIIRAGINAIDKGQKEAAVALGVPYGKMMKHLLLPQAFKNISPAIINELITLTKESAIVTVIGLGDIMRRAYQSGAATYNYLEPLIVAGFIYYVLVLILAFIGKGVERKLKAND; translated from the coding sequence ATGAATTTGGATTTCTCAGCGACAATACCCCAAATTCCTTTTATATTGGAAGGCCTTGCCGTCACATTGAAAATTGTGCTCGTTTCAGCGGTCATCGGCCTTGTATTAGGCATCGTGCTCAGTTTGTTTAAAATCAGCACGATCAGTCCGCTGAAATGGATTGCGGATTTTTATACTTCGATATTCCGCGGCACGCCGCTCGTGTTGCAGCTGATGATTATTTATTTCGGGATGCCGCAGCTTCTCGGCTTTCAGATCGACCAATTTTGGGCGGCGGTCACCGCATTATCACTTAATTCAGCAGCTTACGTCTCTGAAATTATCAGAGCGGGAATCAACGCGATTGACAAAGGACAAAAAGAAGCGGCCGTCGCTCTCGGTGTGCCGTACGGAAAAATGATGAAACATCTGCTTCTGCCGCAGGCATTTAAAAACATTTCTCCGGCCATTATTAACGAATTAATCACCTTGACGAAAGAATCGGCGATCGTCACCGTAATCGGTCTCGGCGATATTATGAGACGGGCCTACCAGTCCGGTGCCGCAACATACAACTATTTAGAACCTCTCATTGTGGCCGGTTTCATCTATTACGTGCTCGTTTTGATCTTAGCATTCATCGGAAAAGGCGTAGAAAGGAAGCTGAAAGCCAATGATTAA
- a CDS encoding transporter substrate-binding domain-containing protein, which produces MKKWLLVLVAACITFALSACGSGNSGSEGGKNKLIMGTSADYKPFEYKDGDQIVGFDVDLAKALGKKTGYDVEVQDMDFNSLITALKSKQVDMILSGMTPTPERKKQVDFSGIYYTANNMIVTKKGSSIKSLDDLKGKTVGVQLGSIQEEKGKKLASKYGFQLEDRNRISDLTEEIKSGRFDAAIIEDIVAQGYFSSNNDLQGFASADAKSDESGSAIAFRKDSDLTAKFNKALKEMEKNGEIEKLKKKWFTNEK; this is translated from the coding sequence ATGAAGAAATGGCTGTTGGTATTGGTTGCCGCATGTATCACCTTTGCGCTGTCCGCCTGCGGATCAGGCAATTCAGGCTCAGAGGGCGGAAAGAACAAATTGATTATGGGTACATCGGCTGATTATAAACCATTTGAATATAAAGACGGCGATCAGATCGTCGGGTTTGACGTTGATTTGGCAAAAGCTCTGGGCAAAAAGACCGGCTATGACGTTGAGGTGCAGGATATGGACTTCAACAGCCTGATCACAGCCCTGAAGTCTAAGCAGGTTGATATGATTTTATCAGGAATGACACCTACGCCGGAACGGAAAAAGCAAGTGGATTTCTCCGGTATTTATTATACTGCTAACAATATGATCGTTACGAAAAAGGGAAGCAGCATTAAATCCCTGGATGATCTGAAAGGCAAAACCGTCGGTGTTCAGCTCGGCTCCATTCAAGAAGAAAAAGGCAAGAAACTTGCTTCGAAATACGGTTTCCAGCTTGAAGACCGCAACCGCATTTCAGACTTAACGGAAGAGATTAAATCCGGGCGTTTTGATGCCGCGATTATCGAAGACATCGTAGCACAAGGCTATTTCAGTTCAAATAATGATCTGCAGGGCTTTGCATCAGCAGATGCGAAATCAGACGAATCGGGTTCCGCGATTGCGTTCCGCAAAGACAGTGATCTGACAGCGAAGTTTAACAAAGCGCTGAAAGAAATGGAGAAAAACGGAGAAATCGAAAAACTGAAGAAGAAATGGTTCACCAACGAGAAATAA
- the brxB gene encoding bacilliredoxin BrxB, with the protein MNMDFNLFMNDVVRQARQEITAAGYTELKTAEEVDEALSKKGTTLVMVNSVCGCAGGIARPAAYHSVHYDKRPDQLVTVFAGQDKEATAKAREYFEGYPPSSPSFAILKDGKIMKMVERHEIEGHEPMAVVTKLQEAFEEYCEEV; encoded by the coding sequence TTGAATATGGATTTTAATTTATTTATGAATGATGTCGTGCGTCAAGCCCGCCAGGAAATCACGGCCGCCGGGTATACGGAGCTGAAAACCGCTGAGGAAGTGGACGAAGCGCTTTCGAAAAAAGGAACGACACTTGTCATGGTCAACTCTGTGTGCGGATGCGCAGGCGGAATTGCAAGACCTGCGGCGTACCATTCCGTGCATTACGATAAACGCCCCGATCAGCTTGTGACAGTATTTGCCGGACAGGACAAAGAAGCGACAGCCAAAGCGAGAGAATACTTTGAAGGCTATCCGCCGTCCTCTCCGTCATTTGCGATTTTAAAAGACGGGAAAATCATGAAAATGGTGGAACGCCATGAAATTGAAGGACATGAGCCTATGGCCGTCGTCACAAAACTGCAGGAAGCATTTGAAGAATATTGTGAAGAAGTATAA
- a CDS encoding YegS/Rv2252/BmrU family lipid kinase, protein MSQRKAVLIYNGNAGQKQIDKTLGTVVPILAQSADELLIKPTKHQDDARRFCENLDSSVDHLYILGGDGTVHQCINSISKLDHRPAVGILPGGTCNDFSRALGIPQNLQKAAEALAAGHKRMIDVCKSDDGYFLNFWGIGLITEASSHINETEKAWLGKISYFTSALRTMTSANPFPVKLTIDGEVKEDEAVMVLVMNGHYIGTNRVPLPDANLQDGLADVLICRNTSLGALRELMTMEQGTFDDFKGELSYIQASRIEIETGREMDADTDGEVYGKTPCTIEVKKHHLTMLVPEDSE, encoded by the coding sequence ATGAGCCAACGGAAAGCAGTATTAATTTATAACGGTAACGCCGGTCAGAAACAGATTGATAAAACGCTCGGCACGGTCGTCCCCATTTTGGCCCAGTCAGCTGATGAGCTTTTGATTAAACCGACCAAACATCAGGATGATGCCCGTCGGTTTTGTGAAAATCTCGACAGCTCGGTTGACCATTTATATATTTTAGGGGGAGACGGTACGGTGCATCAATGCATCAACAGCATCAGCAAGCTTGATCACAGACCCGCTGTCGGCATTTTGCCGGGAGGAACGTGCAATGATTTCTCACGGGCGCTCGGCATTCCGCAAAACCTTCAAAAGGCCGCTGAAGCGCTCGCGGCTGGGCATAAACGGATGATTGACGTCTGTAAATCGGATGACGGCTATTTTCTGAACTTCTGGGGCATCGGGCTGATCACTGAAGCCTCCAGCCATATCAATGAAACAGAAAAAGCATGGCTCGGAAAAATCAGCTACTTCACGAGCGCCTTGCGGACGATGACAAGCGCGAACCCTTTTCCCGTCAAATTGACGATCGACGGCGAGGTGAAAGAAGATGAAGCCGTTATGGTGCTTGTCATGAACGGGCATTACATCGGGACAAACAGAGTTCCCCTGCCTGATGCAAACCTTCAGGACGGCTTAGCCGATGTGTTAATCTGCCGCAACACAAGCCTTGGAGCATTGCGGGAGCTGATGACAATGGAACAGGGTACATTTGATGATTTCAAAGGGGAGCTGTCCTATATTCAAGCCTCCAGAATTGAAATCGAAACCGGACGCGAGATGGACGCCGATACGGATGGCGAGGTATACGGAAAGACACCTTGCACGATCGAAGTGAAAAAACATCATCTCACTATGCTTGTTCCCGAAGATTCAGAATGA